In Pseudomonas hamedanensis, a single window of DNA contains:
- a CDS encoding FadR/GntR family transcriptional regulator encodes MSSSFHASTVDWLGSWIAAGQVKPGQTIKVEADLGEQLGVSRTVIREAIKTLVAKGLLEVGPKVGTRVLPVRRWNLFDPQVVGWLSRNGLPENFVDDLLDLRRTIEPMAVRWACERATPEQIEAVQLAYNALERAVDSGSDYNRADQVFHECILAASHNQFIEQMVPALGALLAVSFEVSAADPDELRRTLPIHKDMADAIAARDSTRGVWACMTLIDNADLAIKRFYPKVMADKKAS; translated from the coding sequence ATGTCCAGCAGCTTTCATGCGTCGACGGTCGACTGGCTTGGCAGCTGGATTGCCGCCGGCCAGGTCAAACCGGGTCAGACCATCAAAGTCGAGGCAGATCTGGGCGAGCAACTGGGCGTCAGCCGCACGGTCATTCGCGAAGCGATCAAAACCCTCGTCGCCAAAGGCCTGCTCGAAGTCGGGCCGAAAGTTGGCACGCGGGTGCTGCCGGTGCGGCGCTGGAACCTGTTTGATCCGCAAGTCGTCGGCTGGCTGTCACGCAACGGCTTGCCGGAAAATTTCGTCGATGACTTGCTGGATTTACGCCGCACCATCGAACCGATGGCAGTGCGCTGGGCTTGCGAACGTGCCACGCCGGAGCAGATCGAAGCGGTGCAATTGGCCTATAACGCCCTTGAACGGGCCGTCGACAGTGGCAGCGATTACAACCGCGCCGACCAGGTCTTTCACGAATGCATTCTGGCCGCCAGCCATAATCAATTCATCGAGCAAATGGTGCCGGCCCTGGGCGCGCTGCTGGCGGTGTCATTCGAAGTGTCCGCCGCCGACCCCGATGAACTGCGCCGCACCTTGCCGATCCACAAAGACATGGCCGACGCCATCGCCGCCCGGGATTCGACCCGCGGCGTGTGGGCGTGCATGACGTTGATCGACAACGCCGATCTGGCGATCAAACGGTTTTACCCGAAAGTCATGGCCGACAAAAAAGCCAGCTGA
- a CDS encoding DUF1285 domain-containing protein, with protein sequence MSGPQKANDLLGQIPKTKGLPPVHLWNPDFCGDIDMRIARDGTWYYLGTPIGRKPMVKLFSTIIRRDGDDYFLITPVEKVGIKVDDAPFVAIAVEVEGEGEAQVLRFTTNVDETTEAGPEHPIRVEIDPQTQEPAPYVHVRTNLEALIHRNVFYQLVELSVSREIEGQRWLGVWSGGEFFRIGLEP encoded by the coding sequence ATGAGTGGCCCGCAAAAAGCCAATGACCTGTTGGGACAGATCCCGAAAACCAAAGGCTTGCCGCCGGTGCATTTGTGGAACCCGGATTTCTGTGGCGACATTGACATGCGCATTGCGCGCGACGGCACCTGGTATTACCTGGGCACGCCGATCGGACGCAAGCCGATGGTCAAGTTGTTCTCCACGATCATCCGTCGCGACGGTGATGATTACTTTCTGATCACGCCAGTCGAGAAAGTCGGGATCAAGGTCGATGACGCGCCCTTCGTGGCGATTGCCGTGGAGGTGGAGGGCGAGGGCGAGGCGCAGGTTTTGCGTTTTACCACCAACGTCGACGAAACCACCGAAGCGGGGCCTGAGCATCCGATCCGGGTCGAGATCGATCCGCAGACCCAGGAACCCGCGCCTTATGTGCATGTGCGCACCAACCTCGAAGCACTGATTCACCGTAATGTGTTTTACCAGTTGGTGGAACTGTCGGTGAGCCGTGAGATCGAGGGCCAGCGCTGGCTTGGCGTGTGGAGCGGCGGCGAGTTCTTTCGCATCGGTCTGGAACCCTGA
- a CDS encoding DUF4823 domain-containing protein produces the protein MRSLVLLLAVLALGGCMTVSDMAEGTRDQMSDAGLLDHSDSRRVNNFRIQPDSFIYIAQGAFAPPGGSYPRPNVVAEEAFKGFIEYFPMVRRARAPEGLDQAMGEARDAGAHYLLYTRFARADDRIGNSDEWLDEEAVDRLGIDGGVIQIMLIETSTQYLIDTARIKSRGGLLTFHDNKPEDLIGPPLTQYARSLLGIGNQ, from the coding sequence ATGCGTAGCCTGGTTTTGCTGCTGGCCGTTTTGGCGCTTGGCGGCTGTATGACTGTCAGCGATATGGCCGAAGGCACTCGCGACCAGATGAGCGATGCAGGGTTGCTGGACCACAGCGACAGCCGGCGCGTGAACAATTTCCGCATTCAGCCGGACTCGTTCATCTACATCGCCCAGGGTGCTTTTGCCCCGCCGGGTGGTTCTTATCCTCGGCCGAACGTGGTCGCTGAAGAAGCCTTCAAGGGCTTTATCGAATACTTCCCGATGGTCCGCCGCGCCCGTGCGCCGGAAGGCCTCGACCAGGCCATGGGCGAAGCCCGCGATGCCGGCGCGCATTACCTGCTGTACACGCGTTTCGCCAGGGCTGACGACCGCATCGGCAACTCCGACGAGTGGCTGGATGAGGAGGCCGTGGATCGTCTCGGCATCGACGGCGGGGTGATTCAGATCATGTTGATCGAGACCAGCACCCAGTATTTGATTGATACTGCACGGATCAAAAGTCGTGGCGGTTTACTGACGTTCCACGACAACAAACCCGAGGACCTGATCGGCCCGCCGCTGACGCAATATGCGCGCAGTCTGCTGGGGATCGGCAACCAGTAA
- a CDS encoding GTP 3',8-cyclase MoaA, with amino-acid sequence MIVDRQGRRFRNLRISLTSACNYACTYCVPNGKRLVAAQDELSADAMARGVAYLIEAAGIERLRITGGEPLVSPKLESFMSAIGQMGLDDISLTTNGQLLTKKLPLLVDAGLRRINVSLDTLDPAAFRSIARGGDLASVLDGMEQAAAAGMKIKVNMVPLSGQNLDQVLPLLDYCLERGFELRFIELMRMGHLAKDANAFLQQFVSLQQLLTLIGERYEYAQTDAPVDATAVRYAIAGRGNFGVIANESVPFCRTCSRLRLSSTGWLHGCLSSSNRHYVGDLLDKPRHEALPALQRLLMKALGDKQEVAFSGGATVMKIIGG; translated from the coding sequence ATGATCGTTGACCGTCAAGGCAGGCGTTTTCGCAATTTGCGGATCAGCCTGACCTCTGCCTGCAATTACGCCTGCACCTACTGCGTGCCCAACGGCAAGCGACTGGTCGCGGCGCAGGACGAATTGTCGGCCGACGCCATGGCGCGTGGCGTGGCGTACCTGATCGAAGCCGCCGGCATCGAACGCCTGCGCATCACCGGTGGCGAGCCACTGGTCAGCCCCAAGCTCGAATCCTTCATGAGCGCCATCGGCCAGATGGGCCTGGACGACATCAGCCTGACCACCAACGGTCAACTCCTCACGAAAAAGCTCCCGCTGCTGGTGGACGCCGGTCTGCGCCGGATCAACGTGTCCCTCGATACTCTCGACCCCGCCGCCTTCCGCAGCATCGCCCGCGGCGGCGACCTGGCGAGCGTGCTCGACGGCATGGAGCAGGCTGCGGCGGCAGGCATGAAAATCAAAGTCAACATGGTGCCGCTGAGTGGGCAGAACCTTGATCAGGTGCTGCCGTTGCTTGATTACTGCCTGGAGCGCGGGTTCGAATTGCGTTTCATCGAGCTGATGCGCATGGGCCACTTGGCCAAAGATGCCAACGCGTTCCTGCAACAGTTCGTCAGCCTGCAGCAATTGCTGACGCTGATCGGCGAGCGCTACGAGTATGCGCAAACTGACGCGCCAGTCGATGCCACGGCGGTGCGGTATGCGATTGCGGGACGCGGCAACTTCGGCGTGATCGCCAACGAAAGCGTGCCGTTCTGCAGAACCTGCTCGCGGTTGCGCCTGTCTTCGACCGGCTGGCTGCACGGTTGCCTGTCGTCGAGCAACCGCCACTATGTCGGCGACCTGCTCGACAAGCCGCGCCATGAGGCATTGCCGGCGTTGCAGCGTTTGCTGATGAAAGCGTTGGGAGACAAACAGGAGGTGGCGTTCTCTGGCGGCGCTACTGTCATGAAGATTATCGGCGGCTGA
- a CDS encoding TetR/AcrR family transcriptional regulator, producing the protein MHKEPRKVREFRRREQEILDTALKLFLEQGEDSVTVEMIADAVGIGKGTIYKHFKSKAEIYLRLMLDYERDLNELLHSADVDKDKEALSRAYFEFRMRDPQRYRLFDRLEEKVVKGNQVPEMVEELHKIRASNFERLTLLIKGRISEGKLEDVPPYFHYCAAWALVHGAVALYHSPFWSNVLEDQEGFFQFLMDIGVRMGNKRKRDPETPSS; encoded by the coding sequence ATGCACAAAGAACCTCGTAAGGTCCGTGAGTTTCGTCGCCGCGAGCAAGAAATTCTCGATACCGCGCTCAAGCTGTTCCTCGAACAAGGTGAAGACAGCGTCACCGTCGAGATGATTGCTGATGCCGTGGGTATCGGCAAAGGCACGATCTACAAACACTTCAAATCCAAGGCGGAGATCTATCTGCGCCTGATGCTCGACTACGAGCGCGATCTGAATGAGCTGTTGCATTCGGCCGACGTCGACAAGGACAAGGAGGCGCTGTCGCGCGCCTACTTCGAATTTCGCATGCGCGACCCGCAGCGCTATCGCCTGTTCGACCGTCTCGAAGAGAAGGTGGTCAAGGGCAATCAGGTGCCGGAGATGGTCGAGGAGCTGCACAAGATCCGCGCCTCGAACTTCGAACGCCTGACCCTGCTGATCAAGGGGCGTATCAGCGAAGGCAAGCTGGAAGACGTGCCGCCGTATTTCCATTACTGCGCGGCCTGGGCGCTGGTGCACGGCGCAGTTGCGCTGTATCACTCACCGTTCTGGAGCAATGTGCTGGAAGATCAGGAAGGCTTCTTCCAGTTCCTGATGGACATCGGCGTGCGCATGGGCAACAAGCGCAAGCGTGATCCGGAAACGCCGAGCAGTTGA
- a CDS encoding TatD family hydrolase: protein MLVDSHCHLDRLDLTAHDGSLEAALDAARARGVGHFLCIGVSADNAADVKALAERYDDVDCSVGVHPLDVQPGAAPALDWLLHELDHPKVVAIGETGLDYHYEPEAAELQQASFRLHLQAAQQTGKPVIIHTRGARADTLELLREAALPQAGVLHCFTEDWDMAKAALDMGYYISLSGIVTFRNADALRDVASKVPADRLLVETDSPYLAPIPYRGKPNLPQYVREVAEFLAMLRGENYERFAEQTTENFKRLFPLASVRSAA from the coding sequence ATGCTCGTAGATTCCCATTGTCACCTTGATCGCCTCGACCTCACCGCCCATGACGGCTCGCTGGAAGCCGCACTGGATGCCGCCCGCGCGCGCGGGGTGGGGCACTTTCTGTGTATCGGTGTAAGCGCCGACAACGCCGCCGACGTCAAAGCCCTCGCCGAGCGTTACGACGACGTCGATTGTTCCGTTGGCGTTCATCCGCTGGATGTGCAGCCCGGCGCGGCTCCGGCGCTGGACTGGCTGCTGCATGAACTCGATCACCCGAAAGTAGTGGCGATCGGTGAAACCGGTCTGGACTATCACTACGAGCCGGAGGCCGCCGAGTTGCAACAGGCGTCGTTCCGCCTGCACCTGCAAGCGGCGCAACAGACCGGCAAACCGGTGATCATCCACACCCGCGGCGCCCGTGCCGACACCCTCGAACTGCTGCGCGAAGCGGCGCTGCCTCAAGCCGGCGTGCTGCATTGCTTCACCGAAGACTGGGACATGGCCAAGGCTGCGTTGGACATGGGCTATTACATTTCCTTGTCGGGCATTGTCACCTTCCGCAACGCCGACGCGCTGCGCGATGTGGCGAGCAAGGTTCCGGCCGATCGCCTGCTGGTTGAAACCGATTCGCCGTATCTGGCGCCGATTCCGTATCGCGGCAAGCCCAACCTGCCGCAGTACGTGCGCGAAGTGGCTGAGTTCCTGGCGATGCTGCGCGGTGAGAACTACGAGCGTTTTGCCGAGCAGACCACGGAAAACTTCAAGCGCCTGTTCCCGCTCGCCAGTGTTAGATCTGCCGCGTGA
- a CDS encoding PilZ domain-containing protein — MIESVSPGPRNGILSLTIKDKAVLYAAYMPFIKNGGLFIPTNKSYKLGDEVFMLLHLMDEAEKIPVAGKVTWITPKGAQGNRAAGVGVQFNDGDNTARSRIETHLAGAMKSDRPTHTM; from the coding sequence ATGATTGAATCCGTCAGCCCCGGGCCGCGTAACGGTATCTTGTCCCTGACCATCAAGGACAAGGCCGTGCTTTACGCCGCTTATATGCCATTTATCAAGAATGGCGGCCTGTTCATCCCGACCAACAAAAGCTACAAGTTGGGCGACGAGGTGTTCATGCTGCTGCATCTGATGGATGAAGCAGAGAAAATTCCGGTCGCCGGAAAAGTCACCTGGATCACCCCCAAAGGTGCACAAGGCAATCGCGCGGCGGGTGTCGGCGTACAGTTCAACGATGGCGACAACACCGCGCGCAGTCGCATCGAAACCCATCTGGCCGGAGCGATGAAGTCCGACCGTCCCACTCATACGATGTAA
- a CDS encoding DNA polymerase III subunit delta', giving the protein MAEAYPWQASLWQQLAGRSQHAHAYLLHGPAGIGKRALAERLMASLLCQRPTPEACGECKSCLLLRAGSHPDNYILEPEEADKAIKVDQVRDLVSFVVQTAQLGGRKVVLIEPMESMNINAANALLKSLEEPSGDTVLLLVSHQTSRLLPTIKSRCVQQACPLPGEAMSLQWLAQALPDCSEEERVELLTLAAGSPLMAVTLQSQGVREQRAQVVEGVKRLLKQQQSPTQLAEEWKNIPMLRLFDWFCDWSSLILRYQLTQDEAGLGLNDMRKVVQYLAQKSAQGKVLDIQDWILAQRQKVLSKANLNPALLLEALLVQWAGLPGQR; this is encoded by the coding sequence GTGGCTGAGGCTTACCCATGGCAGGCCAGCCTCTGGCAGCAACTGGCCGGACGCAGTCAGCATGCCCACGCGTATTTGCTGCACGGTCCGGCCGGGATCGGCAAGCGCGCGCTCGCCGAGCGGTTGATGGCCAGCCTGCTGTGTCAGCGTCCGACGCCCGAGGCGTGCGGTGAGTGCAAATCCTGCCTGTTGCTCAGGGCCGGCAGCCACCCGGACAACTACATCCTTGAACCGGAAGAAGCCGACAAGGCGATCAAGGTTGATCAGGTCCGTGATCTGGTCAGTTTCGTGGTGCAGACCGCACAACTCGGCGGGCGCAAGGTGGTGCTGATCGAGCCAATGGAGTCGATGAATATCAACGCCGCCAACGCTTTGCTCAAAAGTCTTGAAGAACCTTCCGGCGATACCGTTCTGCTGCTGGTCAGCCATCAGACCAGTCGTCTGCTGCCGACCATCAAGAGCCGTTGCGTACAGCAGGCGTGTCCGCTACCGGGCGAAGCGATGAGCCTGCAATGGCTGGCTCAGGCGCTTCCTGATTGCTCTGAAGAAGAGCGCGTCGAATTGCTGACACTCGCGGCCGGCTCGCCCCTGATGGCAGTCACCCTCCAGTCTCAGGGCGTGCGTGAACAGCGCGCGCAAGTGGTCGAAGGCGTCAAGAGGCTGCTCAAGCAGCAGCAATCGCCGACGCAACTGGCCGAAGAATGGAAAAACATTCCGATGCTGCGCCTGTTCGATTGGTTCTGCGACTGGTCGAGCCTGATCCTGCGCTATCAACTGACACAGGATGAAGCCGGCCTCGGCCTGAACGATATGCGCAAGGTCGTGCAATATCTGGCGCAGAAAAGTGCGCAGGGCAAAGTGCTCGATATTCAGGACTGGATTCTCGCCCAGCGCCAGAAAGTCCTGAGCAAGGCCAATCTCAATCCGGCGCTGCTGCTCGAAGCATTGTTGGTGCAATGGGCGGGATTGCCTGGTCAAAGATAG
- the tmk gene encoding dTMP kinase has translation MTGLFITLEGPEGAGKSTNREYLAERLRAAGVEVVLTREPGGTPLAERIREVLLAPADEVMNPDAELLLVFAARAQHLAEVIRPALARGAVVLCDRFTDSTYAYQGGGRGLSLERIATLETFVQGDLRPDLTLIFDLPVEIGLARASARGRLDRFELEGRAFFESVRNAFLKRAEADPARYVRIDAGQPLTKVQQSLDTLLPNLLELARG, from the coding sequence GTGACTGGCTTGTTTATTACCCTGGAAGGCCCGGAAGGCGCCGGCAAGAGCACCAATCGCGAATACCTCGCCGAGCGCCTGCGCGCCGCGGGTGTCGAAGTGGTGCTGACCCGCGAGCCCGGAGGCACGCCGCTGGCCGAGCGGATTCGCGAGGTGTTGCTGGCACCGGCCGATGAAGTGATGAACCCGGACGCTGAGCTGTTGTTGGTTTTCGCCGCACGTGCGCAGCATCTGGCAGAAGTGATTCGCCCGGCGCTGGCCCGTGGCGCCGTGGTTCTGTGTGATCGCTTTACCGACTCGACCTACGCTTATCAGGGCGGCGGTCGCGGTTTGTCGCTGGAGCGCATTGCCACGCTGGAAACCTTCGTACAGGGCGACTTGCGTCCCGATCTGACGCTGATTTTCGATCTGCCAGTGGAAATCGGCCTGGCCCGTGCCAGTGCGCGGGGGCGGCTGGATCGTTTCGAGCTGGAAGGCCGGGCGTTTTTCGAGAGCGTGCGTAATGCGTTTCTCAAGCGTGCCGAAGCCGATCCTGCGCGCTATGTGCGCATTGATGCCGGTCAGCCATTGACCAAGGTGCAACAATCGCTGGATACCTTGCTGCCGAACTTGCTGGAGCTGGCCCGTGGCTGA
- the mltG gene encoding endolytic transglycosylase MltG translates to MRRKLLLLLETGLVLAGLLLGASAWKIHSALEQPLNITQEELLDVPKGSTPTRTFLGLETDGVIRDAFWLRVYWRFNLAGTPIHSGEYRMQPGMTVNGLIDSWKRGDVVQYSLTLVEGWNFQQVRAALAKDEKLTQTLNGLSDSEVMAKIGHKGLFPEGRFFPDTYRFVRGMSDAELLKKAFDRLDEVLAREWEQRSADVPYTEPYQALIMASLVEKETGVPQERGQIAGVFVRRMALGMQLQTDPTVIYGLGDRYTGKLTRAHLKEPTPYNTYVIPGLPPTPIAMVGREAIHAALNPVAGTSLYFVARGDGSHVFSDDLDAHNNAVREYQLKRRADYRSSPAPATTPQTAPAVDEAIPAASPNTAPEALPPVPPQSPAPVAEPEADAPQNAQ, encoded by the coding sequence GTGAGACGTAAACTATTGCTGCTGCTGGAAACCGGACTGGTTCTGGCGGGGCTGCTGTTGGGCGCCAGCGCCTGGAAGATTCATTCCGCACTGGAACAGCCCCTGAACATCACGCAGGAAGAACTGCTGGATGTGCCGAAAGGCTCTACACCGACCCGGACTTTTCTGGGGCTCGAAACCGATGGCGTCATCCGGGACGCGTTCTGGCTCCGGGTGTACTGGCGCTTCAATCTTGCCGGCACGCCGATCCACAGCGGCGAATACCGCATGCAGCCAGGCATGACCGTCAACGGTCTGATCGACTCGTGGAAGCGTGGCGACGTCGTGCAATACAGCCTGACTCTGGTCGAAGGCTGGAACTTTCAGCAAGTACGCGCCGCTTTGGCCAAGGATGAGAAGCTCACTCAGACTCTGAACGGTCTGAGCGACAGCGAAGTCATGGCGAAGATCGGCCACAAGGGCTTGTTTCCTGAGGGGCGGTTCTTTCCTGACACCTATCGTTTCGTGCGGGGCATGTCGGATGCCGAGTTGCTGAAAAAAGCCTTCGATCGCCTCGACGAAGTGCTCGCCAGGGAATGGGAGCAACGTTCGGCCGATGTGCCTTATACCGAACCCTATCAAGCGCTGATCATGGCCTCGCTGGTTGAGAAGGAAACCGGTGTACCTCAGGAGCGCGGTCAGATTGCTGGCGTGTTTGTGCGGCGCATGGCCTTGGGCATGCAGTTGCAGACCGATCCGACCGTCATCTACGGTCTGGGCGATCGCTACACCGGCAAACTGACCCGCGCGCACCTGAAAGAGCCGACGCCGTACAACACTTACGTGATTCCCGGTTTGCCGCCGACACCGATTGCAATGGTCGGGCGTGAAGCGATTCACGCCGCGCTTAATCCGGTGGCGGGCACCAGTCTGTATTTCGTCGCACGTGGCGATGGCAGCCATGTGTTTTCCGACGACCTCGACGCGCATAACAACGCGGTGCGTGAATACCAACTGAAGCGCCGCGCCGACTACCGTTCAAGCCCCGCGCCAGCGACAACGCCGCAAACGGCTCCGGCAGTCGATGAGGCGATTCCTGCGGCCTCGCCGAACACCGCGCCCGAAGCGCTGCCGCCAGTGCCGCCGCAGTCACCTGCGCCGGTCGCGGAACCTGAAGCCGATGCCCCGCAAAACGCGCAATGA
- the pabC gene encoding aminodeoxychorismate lyase, whose amino-acid sequence MDCWVDGQPADSLSLKDRGLAYGDGLFETIAVHGGQPILLGRHLARLADGCTRLAIAADIELIRAELLCYAAAMGTGVLKLILTRGDGLRGYAPDPAAPGRRILQGNPPAAYPAVHGEAGIRLFPCNTRLSRQPLLAGLKHLNRLEQVLARAEWKDDEHAEGLMLDQAGRVIEGVFSNLFLVRDGVLITPDLKRCGVAGVMRSEILFQAESLAIPSQIADISLEQLQWADEVFVCNSVYGVWPVRAYAALSWPVGPLTRKLQTIARALLDA is encoded by the coding sequence ATGGACTGCTGGGTCGACGGTCAACCGGCTGACAGTCTGTCGCTGAAAGATCGCGGCCTGGCCTACGGCGACGGTCTGTTCGAGACCATCGCCGTGCACGGTGGCCAACCGATCCTGCTGGGTCGGCACCTGGCGCGTTTAGCCGATGGCTGCACGCGTCTGGCCATCGCTGCGGACATCGAGCTGATCCGCGCCGAGCTGCTCTGCTATGCGGCAGCGATGGGCACGGGTGTGCTCAAGCTTATCCTCACGCGGGGTGACGGCTTGCGCGGCTATGCGCCCGATCCGGCGGCACCGGGCCGGCGTATTCTGCAAGGCAACCCTCCTGCGGCGTATCCCGCTGTTCACGGCGAAGCCGGCATTCGTCTGTTCCCGTGCAATACGCGCCTGTCCAGGCAGCCTTTACTCGCCGGGCTCAAGCACCTGAATCGACTGGAGCAGGTTCTCGCCCGTGCCGAATGGAAGGATGACGAGCACGCCGAAGGCTTGATGCTCGATCAGGCGGGGCGAGTCATCGAAGGCGTGTTCAGCAATCTGTTCCTGGTGCGCGACGGTGTCTTGATCACGCCTGATTTGAAGCGTTGCGGGGTCGCCGGGGTGATGCGCAGCGAAATATTGTTTCAGGCCGAGTCGTTGGCAATTCCCAGCCAAATCGCCGATATCAGCCTGGAACAGCTGCAATGGGCCGATGAGGTGTTTGTCTGCAACAGCGTGTATGGCGTCTGGCCGGTACGCGCCTACGCTGCACTGAGCTGGCCGGTTGGCCCGCTCACCCGTAAACTGCAAACCATTGCCCGCGCGCTACTGGATGCTTGA
- the fabF gene encoding beta-ketoacyl-ACP synthase II: MSRRRVVVTGMGMLSPLGTTVLSSWQGILAGRSGIGLIEHTDLSAYSTRFGGSVKGFNVEEYLPVKEARRLDLFIQYGLAAGVQAMNNAGLQVTDANRERIGVAMGSGIGGLTNIEETSHALHESGPRKISPFFVPGSIINMISGCLSIHLKVQGPNYAIATACTTGTHCIGMAARNIMYDEADVMIAGGAEMAACGLGMGGFGASRALSTRNDEPTRASRPWDKDRDGFVLSDGAGALVLEELEHARARGATIYAELIGFGTSGDAYHMTSPPCDGAGAARCITNALRDAKINADQVQYINAHGTSTPAGDLAEANAIKSVFGDHAYKLAVSSTKSMTGHLLGAAGAVEAIFSVLAINGQVAPPTINLDEPGEGCDLDFVPHTARNMDIDVVLSNSFGFGGTNGTLAFRRFAG; encoded by the coding sequence GTGTCGCGTAGACGCGTCGTAGTCACCGGTATGGGTATGTTGTCGCCACTGGGCACCACTGTGCTGAGCAGTTGGCAGGGCATTCTGGCTGGCCGCAGTGGCATTGGTCTGATCGAACACACCGACCTTTCTGCCTACTCCACCCGCTTCGGCGGTTCGGTAAAGGGCTTCAATGTCGAGGAATATCTGCCGGTCAAGGAAGCGCGCAGGCTTGACCTGTTCATTCAGTACGGCCTCGCTGCAGGCGTTCAGGCAATGAACAACGCCGGGCTGCAAGTCACTGACGCCAACCGTGAGCGCATCGGCGTCGCCATGGGTTCGGGTATCGGCGGCCTGACCAACATCGAAGAAACCAGCCACGCACTGCATGAGTCGGGCCCACGCAAGATTTCGCCATTCTTCGTGCCTGGTTCGATCATCAATATGATTTCCGGTTGCCTGTCTATCCATCTGAAAGTGCAGGGACCCAACTACGCCATCGCCACGGCCTGTACCACCGGTACGCACTGCATTGGCATGGCGGCGCGCAACATCATGTACGACGAAGCCGATGTAATGATCGCCGGCGGTGCCGAAATGGCTGCATGCGGTCTGGGCATGGGCGGCTTTGGCGCGTCCCGCGCGCTGTCGACCCGCAATGACGAGCCGACCCGCGCCAGCCGTCCCTGGGACAAGGACCGTGACGGTTTCGTCCTGTCCGACGGTGCCGGGGCGCTGGTGCTTGAAGAGCTGGAGCACGCCAGGGCGCGCGGTGCGACCATCTACGCCGAGCTGATCGGCTTCGGTACCAGCGGCGATGCGTACCATATGACCTCGCCGCCCTGCGACGGCGCCGGGGCTGCACGCTGCATCACCAATGCGCTGCGCGATGCGAAGATCAACGCCGATCAGGTGCAATACATCAACGCTCACGGTACTTCGACCCCGGCTGGCGACCTCGCCGAAGCCAACGCAATCAAGTCCGTGTTCGGTGATCACGCCTACAAACTGGCGGTCAGCTCCACCAAGTCCATGACCGGTCACCTTCTGGGTGCAGCGGGCGCGGTCGAGGCGATCTTCAGTGTGCTGGCAATCAACGGTCAGGTCGCGCCGCCGACCATCAACCTTGATGAGCCGGGCGAAGGCTGCGATCTCGATTTTGTGCCGCACACCGCACGCAACATGGACATCGATGTCGTGTTGTCCAACTCGTTCGGGTTCGGCGGCACCAACGGCACCTTGGCCTTCCGTCGGTTTGCAGGCTGA
- the acpP gene encoding acyl carrier protein: MSDIESRVKKIVAEQLGVKEEEVVNTASFVEDLGADSLDTVELVMALEEEFETEIPDEEAEKITTVQAAIDYVTAHQA; this comes from the coding sequence ATGAGCGACATCGAATCGCGCGTCAAGAAAATCGTTGCCGAGCAACTGGGTGTTAAAGAAGAAGAAGTGGTCAACACTGCTTCCTTCGTAGAAGACCTGGGTGCCGACTCCCTTGACACCGTTGAGCTGGTGATGGCTCTGGAAGAGGAATTCGAGACCGAAATCCCTGACGAAGAAGCTGAAAAGATCACTACTGTACAAGCTGCAATCGACTACGTTACTGCCCACCAGGCGTAA
- the fabG gene encoding 3-oxoacyl-ACP reductase FabG, which yields MSLQGKVALVTGASRGIGQAIALELGRQGAIVIGTATSASGAERIAATLKENGIQGAGFELNVTSDESVSAVLAGIQEQFGAPVAILVNNAGITRDNLMMRMKDDEWYDVIDTNLNSLYRLSKGVLRGMTKARWGRIISIGSVVGAMGNAGQVNYAAAKAGLEGFSRAMAREVGSRSITVNSVTPGFIDTDMTRELPEAQREALQTQIPLGRLGQAQEIASVVAFLASDGAAYVTGATIPVNGGMYM from the coding sequence ATGAGTCTGCAAGGTAAAGTTGCACTGGTCACCGGTGCAAGCCGCGGTATCGGCCAGGCCATCGCACTGGAACTGGGTCGCCAGGGCGCCATCGTTATTGGCACCGCGACCTCCGCGTCGGGCGCCGAGCGCATTGCCGCGACCCTGAAGGAGAACGGTATCCAGGGCGCGGGTTTCGAACTCAACGTCACCAGCGACGAATCGGTCAGCGCCGTGCTGGCAGGCATTCAGGAGCAGTTCGGTGCGCCAGTGGCGATTCTGGTCAATAATGCCGGCATCACCCGCGATAACCTGATGATGCGCATGAAAGACGACGAATGGTACGACGTGATCGATACCAATCTGAACAGTCTGTATCGCCTGTCCAAGGGCGTTTTGCGTGGCATGACCAAGGCGCGTTGGGGTCGAATTATCAGTATTGGCTCAGTGGTGGGTGCCATGGGCAACGCAGGCCAAGTAAACTATGCAGCCGCCAAGGCCGGTCTGGAAGGTTTCAGCCGTGCGATGGCGCGTGAAGTCGGTTCGCGTTCGATTACGGTCAACTCGGTAACCCCAGGGTTCATCGACACCGATATGACCCGCGAGCTGCCTGAAGCACAGCGTGAAGCCTTGCAGACGCAGATTCCGCTGGGTCGTCTGGGGCAAGCTCAAGAGATCGCGTCTGTGGTCGCTTTTCTTGCATCCGACGGTGCGGCATACGTTACCGGGGCTACAATTCCGGTGAACGGTGGGATGTACATGTAA